One window of the Kallotenue papyrolyticum genome contains the following:
- the nagZ gene encoding beta-N-acetylhexosaminidase, with protein sequence MTTLADLVGQSLMLSFVGPEPSAEVLDALALARPCGVILFANNISTPQALAHLTATLQGRAAELGLPPLLIAIDQEGGSVSRLPAPFVTVPSQMAQAATGDAAAAQSCAAITGRQLRAFGINTNFAPVLDVNCNPANPVINTRSFGEDPALVARYGLAALQGLRAAGVIATAKHFPGHGDTTVDSHLGLPTLRHARERLMAMELAPFVAAIQAGVPALMTAHIVFEALDSLPATLSARILRDLLRDELGFQGVIFTDALQMRAIADRYGPQEAATLAKAAGADVLLPLGDLDEQLAVAQALQAAVLDGRLPRQVFEATAERLARVRSAYRLTHAAPPATLPADADAHAALAVARRSVTLTQGGAHLPLAPTTRLALLDCVLPRFSLAEEALERADRLRASLEAAFPATQSLALTPTFTQREVAAALALAEAADAVLLVTRNAVLIEEQARLLQAVASRARLLIHAAVRTPYDAMLSPPGATTLLTYGDAEVSLVALLEVLTGRAVPQGHLPVSLTGGPGTAEGHAYVSQ encoded by the coding sequence ATGACCACGCTTGCCGATCTGGTTGGCCAGAGCCTGATGCTCAGCTTTGTCGGCCCCGAACCGTCTGCCGAGGTGCTGGACGCCCTGGCGCTGGCGCGTCCATGTGGCGTGATCCTCTTTGCCAACAACATCAGCACCCCCCAGGCGCTGGCGCACCTGACGGCCACGCTGCAAGGTCGCGCGGCCGAACTGGGTCTGCCGCCGCTGCTGATCGCCATCGACCAGGAGGGCGGCAGCGTCAGTCGCCTGCCAGCGCCCTTCGTCACGGTGCCGAGCCAGATGGCGCAGGCTGCCACCGGCGATGCCGCTGCTGCGCAGAGCTGCGCGGCGATCACCGGTCGCCAGTTGCGCGCCTTTGGCATCAACACCAACTTCGCGCCGGTGCTCGACGTCAACTGCAACCCGGCCAACCCGGTGATCAACACGCGCTCCTTCGGCGAAGATCCGGCGCTGGTGGCGCGCTATGGCCTGGCGGCGCTGCAAGGGCTGCGGGCCGCGGGGGTGATCGCTACCGCCAAGCACTTCCCCGGCCATGGCGATACTACGGTCGACTCGCACCTGGGCCTGCCCACGCTGCGCCATGCGCGCGAGCGGCTCATGGCCATGGAGCTGGCGCCGTTCGTCGCGGCGATCCAAGCGGGCGTGCCGGCGCTGATGACCGCGCATATCGTCTTCGAGGCGCTGGACAGTCTGCCGGCGACGCTGTCGGCGCGCATTCTGCGCGATCTGCTGCGCGATGAGCTGGGCTTCCAGGGCGTGATCTTCACCGACGCGCTGCAGATGCGCGCCATCGCCGATCGCTACGGCCCGCAGGAAGCGGCAACGCTGGCCAAAGCCGCCGGCGCCGATGTGCTGCTGCCGCTGGGCGATCTCGACGAACAGTTGGCCGTGGCCCAGGCGCTTCAGGCGGCGGTGCTGGACGGACGCCTGCCGCGCCAGGTATTTGAAGCAACCGCCGAACGTCTCGCACGCGTGCGGAGCGCCTACCGGCTGACGCATGCAGCGCCGCCGGCGACGCTGCCAGCGGACGCCGATGCGCACGCGGCCCTGGCCGTGGCCCGTCGCAGCGTGACCCTGACGCAGGGCGGTGCACATCTGCCGCTCGCGCCGACGACGCGTCTGGCGCTGCTCGACTGCGTGCTGCCGCGCTTTTCGCTGGCGGAAGAGGCGCTGGAGCGCGCCGATCGCCTGCGTGCCAGCCTGGAGGCGGCGTTCCCGGCGACCCAGAGTCTGGCCTTGACGCCCACCTTCACGCAACGCGAGGTCGCCGCCGCGCTGGCGTTGGCCGAGGCTGCCGATGCCGTGCTGCTGGTGACGCGCAACGCGGTGCTGATCGAAGAGCAGGCGCGGCTGCTGCAGGCCGTAGCCTCGCGTGCCCGGCTGCTGATCCATGCCGCCGTGCGCACGCCCTACGATGCGATGCTGAGCCCGCCCGGAGCCACCACGCTGCTGACCTATGGCGATGCGGAGGTGTCGCTAGTGGCGCTGCTCGAGGTGCTGACGGGCCGCGCCGTGCCGCAGGGTCACCTACCGGTCTCACTGACGGGCGGGCCGGGCACCGCCGAGGGGCACGCCTATGTCTCACAGTGA
- a CDS encoding N-acetylglucosamine kinase: MVQQPIADLILGVDGGGSKTRALLADRAGRVLGAGSAPSSNYQAVGFAAATAAILAAAQQAAQQAGYAGMPRVAAACLGLAGVDRPADAARFDAWVREQGLAARWAIVNDAELVLAGGTPAGWGVALICGTGSIAYGRAPDGRVARAGGWGYLLGDEGSGYDLALRALRLATQTADGRADAQALLQAILTAWQLGDASELIGYVYHPEMTRAAIAGLARVVLELAEAGDAHAAALVRSAAEELARLVEAVMRRLDLHAPPLALGGGLLTASPRLRAALDAAIGVPLGPQQIVSDPAQGALCIAQRSLDLHR, encoded by the coding sequence ATGGTCCAGCAACCGATCGCCGATCTGATTCTGGGTGTCGATGGCGGTGGCTCCAAGACGCGCGCGCTGCTGGCGGATCGCGCCGGACGTGTGCTGGGAGCCGGGAGCGCGCCGTCCAGCAACTACCAGGCGGTGGGCTTTGCCGCGGCGACAGCGGCGATCCTGGCGGCGGCGCAGCAGGCGGCGCAGCAGGCGGGCTATGCCGGTATGCCCCGCGTCGCCGCGGCCTGCCTGGGGCTGGCCGGGGTTGATCGGCCGGCGGACGCGGCGCGCTTCGACGCCTGGGTGCGCGAGCAGGGCCTGGCCGCGCGCTGGGCGATCGTCAACGATGCCGAGCTGGTGCTGGCCGGCGGCACGCCCGCCGGCTGGGGCGTGGCACTGATCTGCGGCACCGGATCGATCGCCTATGGCCGCGCGCCAGATGGCCGCGTGGCGCGCGCAGGCGGTTGGGGCTACCTGCTGGGCGACGAAGGCAGTGGCTACGATCTGGCGCTGCGTGCGCTGCGCCTGGCGACGCAGACCGCCGACGGCCGCGCAGATGCGCAGGCGCTGCTGCAGGCGATCCTGACGGCCTGGCAACTTGGCGACGCGAGCGAGCTGATCGGCTATGTGTACCATCCAGAGATGACTAGGGCCGCGATCGCCGGGTTGGCGCGCGTGGTGTTGGAGCTGGCCGAAGCCGGCGATGCGCATGCCGCCGCGCTGGTCCGTAGCGCCGCGGAAGAGCTGGCGCGGCTGGTTGAGGCCGTGATGCGCCGGCTCGACCTGCATGCGCCGCCGCTGGCGCTAGGCGGCGGGCTGCTCACCGCCTCGCCCAGGCTGCGCGCCGCGCTGGATGCCGCCATTGGCGTGCCACTGGGGCCGCAGCAGATCGTTAGTGACCCGGCGCAGGGCGCGCTATGCATCGCACAACGATCGCTTGATCTGCACCGATGA
- a CDS encoding carbohydrate ABC transporter permease, whose product MSHAALERRSTPARPFGARFRRFVRQHAWSYAFVLPSMLTFTVFVLIPVCWSLIISFQDYRLTSGGTWVGLENYRVAFTTQSGVFVRAIRNTIYYTLVTVTANILIALALASMIQGLSKWAQNFFRAAFYLPAVTSVVIIAITWRWLLSSQPNGFFNYLRGLLGLAPLRWLADPTIALESIMLSTILTVPATGVVLYTAAMGSIPKEFYEAAEIDGAGPIQRWWYITVPLIKPTTLYLLVLYTIASFEVFEKILLMTPSGVGNATQTIVFQIYQNGFVQFRYGVAAAQAFILFLMIASVAVVQFRVLRSDVEY is encoded by the coding sequence ATGTCACATGCAGCCCTGGAGCGCCGTTCTACCCCGGCGCGACCCTTCGGCGCGCGTTTCCGTCGCTTTGTGCGGCAGCACGCATGGAGCTATGCCTTTGTGCTGCCTAGCATGCTGACCTTCACCGTCTTTGTGCTGATCCCGGTCTGCTGGTCGCTGATCATCTCGTTTCAGGACTATCGCCTGACTAGCGGCGGCACCTGGGTCGGCCTGGAGAACTACCGCGTCGCCTTTACCACGCAGAGCGGCGTCTTCGTGCGCGCCATTCGCAACACGATCTACTACACCCTGGTGACGGTTACGGCCAACATCCTGATCGCGCTGGCACTGGCCAGCATGATCCAAGGGCTGAGCAAGTGGGCGCAGAACTTTTTTCGTGCCGCCTTCTACCTGCCGGCCGTCACCAGCGTGGTGATCATCGCCATCACCTGGCGCTGGCTGCTGAGCTCGCAGCCCAACGGTTTCTTCAACTACCTGCGTGGTCTGCTGGGCCTGGCACCCCTGCGCTGGCTGGCTGATCCGACGATCGCTCTGGAGAGCATCATGCTCTCGACGATCCTGACCGTGCCGGCCACCGGCGTGGTGTTGTACACTGCGGCCATGGGCAGTATTCCCAAGGAATTCTACGAAGCCGCCGAGATCGATGGCGCCGGCCCGATCCAGCGCTGGTGGTACATCACCGTGCCGTTGATCAAGCCGACGACTCTGTACCTGTTGGTGCTCTACACCATTGCCAGTTTTGAAGTCTTCGAAAAAATTCTGCTGATGACGCCCTCTGGCGTAGGCAATGCGACGCAAACGATTGTGTTTCAGATCTACCAGAACGGTTTTGTGCAGTTTCGCTACGGTGTGGCCGCGGCGCAGGCTTTTATCCTGTTTCTGATGATCGCGTCCGTGGCCGTGGTGCAGTTCCGCGTGCTGCGCTCTGACGTGGAGTATTGA
- a CDS encoding anhydro-N-acetylmuramic acid kinase — protein MLVMGLISGTSLDAIDAALVAIDVVDQQYILDLRAFTMVPFDAALRQRARQLMPPHSGSTVAVCETHVLLGEAFAAAAQQLAEQAGVPLSTVDLIASHGQTVYHQVAPGAPRSTLQLGAPAVIAERTGCTVVADFRLRDMAAGGEGAPLVPYLDWLLFADPGCARAVQNIGGIGNVTYLPAHGGYLAFDTGPGNVLIDEAVRLLSDGAQGYDRDGRLAAAGCVDEALLQEWLAHPFFQAAPPKSTGREQWGPGQARRYLEQARARGCTAADAIATLTALTARSIADAYRRFLGPVDEVLLCGGGARNPTLVRMIAAALPAARVRCVDDLGLNADAKEALAFALLGYATLHGWPANLPAATGAAHPVVLGSLTPGANYRRLIAQVSRAPVSAPRAARWHHPACKEQHHA, from the coding sequence ATGCTGGTGATGGGCTTGATCTCCGGAACCTCGCTCGATGCGATCGATGCCGCGCTGGTGGCGATCGACGTTGTGGATCAGCAGTATATACTGGATCTGCGTGCCTTTACCATGGTGCCGTTCGACGCGGCGCTGCGGCAGCGCGCGCGTCAGCTCATGCCGCCCCATAGCGGCAGCACCGTCGCAGTCTGCGAGACGCACGTGCTGCTGGGCGAGGCCTTTGCCGCCGCGGCGCAGCAGCTTGCCGAGCAGGCCGGCGTACCGCTGAGCACGGTCGATCTGATCGCCTCACACGGCCAGACGGTGTACCACCAGGTGGCGCCGGGCGCGCCGCGCTCAACGTTGCAACTCGGCGCGCCGGCGGTGATCGCCGAGCGTACCGGCTGCACGGTGGTGGCCGACTTTCGCCTGCGCGATATGGCTGCCGGTGGCGAAGGCGCGCCGCTGGTGCCCTACCTGGACTGGTTGCTGTTTGCCGATCCAGGCTGCGCGCGCGCCGTGCAAAACATCGGGGGCATCGGCAATGTGACCTACCTGCCCGCGCACGGCGGCTACCTGGCCTTCGACACCGGTCCGGGCAACGTGCTGATCGATGAAGCGGTGCGCCTGCTGAGCGACGGCGCGCAGGGCTACGATCGCGATGGGCGGCTGGCCGCTGCCGGATGCGTGGACGAAGCCTTGCTGCAGGAGTGGCTGGCACATCCATTTTTCCAGGCCGCGCCGCCCAAATCCACCGGTCGCGAGCAGTGGGGGCCGGGGCAGGCGCGGCGCTACCTGGAGCAGGCGCGCGCGCGTGGCTGCACGGCGGCGGACGCGATCGCCACGCTGACGGCGCTGACGGCGCGTAGCATTGCCGATGCCTACCGGCGCTTCCTGGGGCCGGTGGACGAGGTGCTGCTGTGCGGCGGTGGTGCGCGCAACCCCACGCTGGTGCGCATGATCGCTGCGGCGCTGCCCGCAGCGCGCGTGCGTTGCGTGGACGATCTAGGACTGAACGCCGATGCCAAGGAGGCGCTGGCCTTTGCGCTGCTGGGCTATGCTACGCTGCACGGCTGGCCGGCCAATCTTCCCGCCGCGACCGGCGCGGCGCATCCCGTGGTGCTGGGCAGCCTCACGCCCGGTGCCAACTATCGCAGGCTGATCGCGCAGGTGAGTCGCGCGCCGGTGAGCGCGCCACGCGCAGCGCGCTGGCATCACCCGGCCTGCAAGGAGCAACACCATGCCTGA
- a CDS encoding carbohydrate ABC transporter permease — MTQRAILWKGAAPRRRWHWRRALVWLILIATTIVALFPMYWLFVSALTPTKYTINTTPRFFPDPLGFDNFQRLFALATDYWRWFLNSLIVALSVTVFHVIFDTMAGYAFAKRRFPGRNLMFWLILSTLMIPAHVTLVPLYIVTRELKLLDTLLAVILPGTANVFGIFLMRQYIQTMPGELIEAGRIDGANEFGIFWRIILPLCKPAIAALAIFTFVRHWNDFLWPLIVLTRSRNFTLPVGVASLQGEFSTDYGVIFAGAALAALPMIIFFLIFQRYFLEGVRMGAVKG; from the coding sequence ATGACTCAGCGAGCCATCCTCTGGAAGGGCGCTGCCCCTCGCCGGCGCTGGCACTGGCGTCGGGCGCTGGTCTGGCTGATCCTGATCGCTACGACCATTGTGGCGCTCTTTCCGATGTACTGGTTATTCGTATCGGCGCTGACGCCCACCAAGTATACGATTAACACCACGCCGCGCTTCTTTCCCGATCCGCTGGGCTTCGACAACTTTCAGCGCTTGTTCGCGCTGGCGACCGACTACTGGCGCTGGTTTCTCAACAGCCTGATCGTGGCGCTGAGCGTGACCGTGTTCCACGTAATCTTCGACACCATGGCTGGCTACGCCTTTGCCAAGCGGCGCTTTCCGGGTCGCAATCTGATGTTCTGGTTGATCCTCAGCACGCTGATGATCCCGGCGCATGTCACGCTGGTGCCGCTCTACATCGTCACGCGCGAACTCAAGCTGCTCGACACGCTGCTGGCGGTGATCCTCCCCGGCACGGCCAACGTCTTCGGCATCTTTCTGATGCGGCAGTATATTCAGACCATGCCCGGCGAGCTGATCGAGGCCGGACGGATCGACGGCGCCAACGAGTTCGGCATCTTCTGGCGCATCATTCTGCCGCTGTGCAAGCCGGCGATTGCGGCGCTGGCGATCTTCACCTTTGTGCGGCACTGGAACGATTTTCTGTGGCCGTTGATCGTGCTGACACGCAGCCGCAACTTCACGCTGCCGGTGGGCGTGGCCAGTCTGCAGGGCGAGTTCAGCACCGATTACGGCGTGATCTTTGCCGGTGCCGCGCTGGCTGCGCTGCCGATGATCATCTTCTTCTTGATCTTCCAGCGCTACTTTCTGGAAGGCGTGCGTATGGGCGCCGTGAAAGGCTAG
- a CDS encoding GNAT family N-acetyltransferase codes for MPDMLVKLYELPPLEPALEQQRRQGITIRRALAPEKRLVLGWVEQHWGAAWASECDVAFANQPPACFVAVADDALLGFACYDATARGFFGPIGVVEATRGRGVGAALLVATLHAMRWLGYGYAIIGGVGPAEFYARTVGATLIPDSAPGIYQGMLRS; via the coding sequence ATGCCTGACATGCTGGTCAAACTCTACGAGCTGCCACCGTTGGAGCCGGCGCTGGAGCAGCAGCGTCGCCAGGGAATCACCATCCGCCGCGCGCTTGCCCCAGAGAAGCGGCTCGTGCTGGGCTGGGTCGAACAGCACTGGGGTGCGGCCTGGGCCAGCGAGTGCGATGTGGCGTTTGCCAACCAGCCGCCGGCGTGCTTTGTGGCCGTTGCTGACGACGCCCTGCTCGGCTTTGCCTGCTACGACGCGACAGCGCGTGGCTTCTTCGGACCGATTGGCGTTGTGGAAGCGACGCGCGGACGCGGGGTCGGCGCGGCCTTGCTGGTGGCGACACTGCACGCCATGCGTTGGCTGGGCTACGGCTACGCGATCATCGGCGGCGTCGGCCCAGCCGAGTTCTACGCGCGCACCGTCGGTGCAACCTTGATCCCCGATTCGGCGCCGGGGATCTACCAGGGCATGCTCCGTTCCTAG
- a CDS encoding SIS domain-containing protein — protein sequence MTSVLHQEIMSQPQVIARLIEREREHIRRIVASLPPFSYALIAARGTSDHAATYATYAWAALAGYPVALATPSLYTIYGQPPRLRDALVVGISQSGQSPDIVAVLDEGRRQGRPTLAITNDGTSPLARAADHVIELHAGAEQSVAATKTYTAQLTALALLAAAWNGDRERMAEIERLPQAVAAVLEGAEQAAAARAERYRYMEQVVVIGRGFNYATAFELALKLKELTYVMANAYSSADFRHGPIATVAPGLPVVLLMPRGAPFDDLLALAEVLRQREAELLIISDDQRVRPWATTWLPLAVSVPEWLSPITTILPGQLLALRLALAKRLDPDLPRGLQKVTRTL from the coding sequence ATGACCAGCGTATTGCATCAGGAGATCATGAGTCAGCCGCAGGTGATCGCCCGGCTGATCGAACGCGAGCGCGAGCATATCCGGCGCATCGTGGCGAGTCTGCCGCCTTTCAGCTATGCGCTGATCGCGGCGCGCGGCACCTCCGACCATGCCGCAACCTACGCCACCTATGCCTGGGCGGCGCTGGCTGGCTATCCGGTGGCACTGGCCACGCCATCGCTCTATACGATCTACGGCCAGCCGCCGCGGCTGCGCGACGCGCTGGTAGTGGGCATCTCGCAGTCGGGGCAGTCGCCCGACATCGTCGCCGTGCTGGACGAGGGCCGGCGCCAGGGGCGGCCCACGCTGGCGATCACCAACGATGGGACCTCACCGCTGGCGCGCGCTGCCGACCATGTGATCGAGCTGCATGCCGGCGCGGAGCAGAGCGTGGCCGCCACCAAAACCTACACCGCGCAGTTGACCGCACTGGCGTTGCTGGCGGCAGCCTGGAACGGCGACCGCGAGCGCATGGCCGAGATCGAACGTCTGCCGCAGGCGGTGGCCGCCGTGCTGGAGGGCGCTGAGCAGGCGGCGGCAGCGCGCGCCGAGCGCTACCGCTACATGGAGCAGGTGGTGGTGATCGGCCGCGGCTTCAACTATGCCACCGCCTTCGAACTGGCGCTCAAACTCAAAGAACTCACCTATGTGATGGCCAACGCCTACTCCTCGGCGGATTTTCGCCACGGCCCGATTGCTACGGTCGCGCCCGGCCTGCCGGTGGTGCTGCTCATGCCGCGTGGAGCACCGTTCGACGATCTGCTGGCACTGGCCGAGGTGCTGCGGCAGCGCGAAGCCGAACTGTTGATCATCAGCGATGATCAGCGTGTGCGCCCCTGGGCCACCACCTGGCTGCCGCTGGCGGTGAGCGTGCCGGAGTGGCTCAGCCCGATCACCACGATCCTGCCGGGACAGTTGCTGGCGTTGCGTCTGGCACTGGCCAAACGCCTCGATCCGGACCTGCCGCGCGGGCTGCAGAAGGTGACACGTACGCTGTAA
- a CDS encoding exo-beta-N-acetylmuramidase NamZ domain-containing protein → MSHSEPSRAGPATGAVRPGISVLLDERRDLLAGKRVGLLTNVSGVLPDLTASADALIAVAEVRALFAPEHGLLGAGAEGAAIEDGRHPAGVPIYSLYGARHAPTPEQLAGLDVLVCDIQDVGCRFYTYAWTLVQTMAAAARAGVALIVTDRPNPLGGVQIEGPGVAAAYRTLVGLHDVPIRHGLTIGELARLVNAEARLGCDLTVVPCAGWQRAQWWEATGLPWVPPSPNMPTPETALVYPGTCLLEGVNVSVGRGTAKPFEWLGAPWVEAPRLADALNGLALPGVRWRPIAFEPCAPPYAGLLCYGVQPHVLDRQAYQPVAAGVALLWALRATHARHFAISPATEIYADDEAMRRRGYATPETWQTAHFDRLAGSGWLRELLLADATPAQIMAACAHEPERFRARAHAALLYS, encoded by the coding sequence ATGTCTCACAGTGAACCATCGCGCGCCGGGCCGGCCACCGGCGCAGTGCGTCCTGGCATCAGCGTGCTGCTTGACGAGCGCCGCGATCTGCTCGCCGGCAAGCGCGTAGGCCTACTCACCAACGTCAGCGGCGTGCTGCCGGATCTTACTGCCAGCGCCGATGCGCTCATCGCCGTCGCCGAGGTGCGCGCCCTGTTCGCGCCGGAGCACGGCCTACTGGGCGCGGGCGCTGAAGGAGCAGCTATCGAAGACGGCCGCCATCCCGCTGGCGTACCGATCTATAGCCTGTACGGTGCGCGGCATGCACCCACACCCGAACAGCTCGCCGGGCTGGATGTGCTGGTCTGTGACATCCAGGACGTGGGCTGTCGCTTCTACACCTACGCCTGGACGCTGGTTCAGACGATGGCGGCAGCCGCGCGCGCGGGCGTGGCGCTGATCGTCACCGACCGGCCCAATCCGCTCGGTGGCGTGCAGATCGAAGGGCCGGGCGTGGCCGCGGCCTACCGCACGCTGGTGGGCCTGCACGATGTGCCGATCCGCCATGGCCTGACCATCGGCGAGCTGGCGCGCCTGGTCAACGCCGAAGCGCGCCTGGGGTGCGACCTGACGGTCGTGCCCTGCGCCGGCTGGCAGCGCGCGCAGTGGTGGGAGGCCACCGGCTTGCCCTGGGTACCGCCATCGCCGAACATGCCCACCCCGGAAACAGCGCTGGTCTATCCCGGCACCTGCCTGCTGGAGGGGGTCAACGTCTCGGTCGGGCGCGGCACGGCCAAACCCTTTGAATGGCTGGGCGCGCCCTGGGTCGAGGCGCCGCGCCTGGCCGATGCGCTCAACGGGCTGGCGCTGCCGGGCGTGCGCTGGCGGCCGATCGCTTTCGAGCCATGCGCCCCACCCTATGCCGGCCTGCTGTGCTATGGCGTGCAACCGCACGTGCTCGACCGGCAGGCCTACCAACCGGTGGCGGCGGGCGTGGCGCTGCTCTGGGCGCTGCGCGCAACCCACGCGCGGCACTTCGCGATCAGCCCGGCAACCGAGATCTATGCCGATGACGAAGCGATGCGCCGACGGGGCTACGCCACCCCTGAGACGTGGCAGACGGCGCACTTCGATCGCCTCGCCGGCTCAGGCTGGCTGCGCGAGTTGTTGCTGGCGGATGCCACGCCGGCGCAGATCATGGCGGCATGCGCACATGAGCCGGAGCGCTTCCGAGCGCGGGCGCACGCTGCGCTGCTGTATAGCTGA
- the murQ gene encoding N-acetylmuramic acid 6-phosphate etherase has product MTLVTEAINPRTVTIDTLPTRAIVELINSEDASVPAAVAAVGDAIARLADVVVERIRNGGRLIYIGAGTSGRLGVLDAAECPPTFGVGPDVVVARIAGGYRALTEALEAVEDDAELGQRDIAELQVGARDVVLGIAASGRTPYVLGAIAAARARGAFTAGLACVHPSPLAGAVELMIAPIVGPEVIAGSTRLKAGTAQKLVLNTLSTTVMVRLGKTFGNLMVDVQPTNEKLRRRAAMIVATATGCPPDEARRLLEAAGYEAKTAIVMALTGVDANEARRRLAAHGGHVRAAVDQEQ; this is encoded by the coding sequence ATGACGCTGGTGACCGAGGCCATCAATCCGCGTACGGTGACGATCGATACGCTGCCGACGCGCGCGATCGTGGAGCTGATCAACAGCGAGGATGCCAGCGTGCCGGCGGCGGTGGCTGCCGTTGGCGATGCGATTGCCCGTCTGGCGGATGTGGTGGTCGAACGCATCCGCAACGGTGGACGGCTGATCTACATCGGCGCGGGCACCTCCGGCCGGCTGGGCGTGCTCGATGCTGCCGAATGTCCGCCGACCTTCGGCGTCGGGCCGGATGTGGTCGTGGCGCGCATTGCCGGCGGCTACCGCGCGCTAACCGAGGCGCTGGAAGCGGTGGAGGACGATGCCGAGCTAGGGCAGCGCGACATCGCCGAGCTGCAGGTCGGCGCGCGCGACGTAGTGCTGGGCATCGCCGCCAGCGGGCGCACACCCTACGTCCTAGGGGCGATCGCCGCGGCGCGCGCGCGGGGCGCGTTCACCGCCGGCCTGGCCTGCGTGCATCCCTCGCCGCTGGCCGGAGCGGTCGAACTGATGATCGCGCCGATCGTCGGTCCCGAAGTGATCGCCGGTTCGACGCGTCTGAAGGCGGGCACGGCGCAAAAGCTGGTGCTCAACACGCTCAGCACTACGGTGATGGTGCGCCTGGGCAAGACCTTCGGCAATCTGATGGTGGATGTGCAGCCCACCAACGAGAAGCTGCGCCGGCGCGCCGCCATGATCGTAGCGACGGCGACCGGCTGTCCACCGGACGAGGCGCGCCGCCTGCTGGAAGCCGCAGGCTACGAAGCCAAAACGGCGATCGTCATGGCACTGACGGGCGTGGATGCCAACGAGGCACGGCGACGCCTGGCAGCGCATGGTGGCCATGTGCGCGCCGCCGTGGATCAGGAGCAGTAG
- a CDS encoding ABC transporter substrate-binding protein: protein MKRKLFALALLLVVILPLLAACGQPAATPPSSPAGEASPSPSVAESPAPASSPAGEASPAPAQTATAGDDIRVSKSGYQGTLNYWVLGYQPGGQGLGSRLMDAAVAKFEEANPGIDVEITGYPGTQEGFTKLTQAVQSGTGVDVFRLPSDILPLLVRDGLVAPIDAYLTAADRADIYPNLLQSVTIDGKIYAWPLWVPPVGMYLNLDIFEERGVQVPDGDWTYEEFVAIAKQLTFTRPDGTQVYGYTALIDPGVVNAWPFILGDGAKPLSDDNKRYTWDTPEGISGLKKLVDLAQVHKVTPPDFGAQTIEEVQGAFSGGTVAMYSEPSGASNGYKEQGMNFEVVSMPIGASGKPITTGGIGLISVAQTDDQAKLQAAMDLARYLTSAEVQQDVPGFYLAPGARRSVEVSDPISKFSPFVEYTWITPIIPEWPQIRTILHPQIQNAIFGQITPEEAFTAPAEEINNILSGRQ from the coding sequence ATGAAGCGGAAACTGTTCGCCCTGGCGTTGCTGTTGGTGGTGATCCTGCCGCTGCTGGCGGCATGTGGCCAACCGGCGGCAACGCCGCCATCATCGCCGGCAGGCGAGGCCAGCCCCTCGCCCAGCGTTGCAGAAAGCCCTGCTCCAGCCTCATCGCCCGCGGGTGAGGCCAGCCCTGCGCCGGCGCAGACCGCGACCGCCGGTGATGATATTCGCGTCAGCAAGAGCGGCTATCAGGGCACGCTCAACTACTGGGTGCTCGGCTACCAACCTGGCGGCCAGGGCCTGGGCAGCCGCCTGATGGATGCGGCGGTAGCCAAGTTCGAGGAGGCCAATCCCGGCATCGATGTCGAGATCACCGGCTATCCCGGTACGCAGGAGGGCTTCACCAAGCTGACCCAGGCGGTGCAGAGCGGCACGGGCGTGGATGTCTTCCGGCTGCCCTCGGACATTCTGCCGCTGCTGGTGCGTGACGGACTGGTTGCGCCGATCGATGCCTATCTGACCGCGGCCGATCGCGCCGACATCTATCCCAACCTGCTGCAGTCGGTGACCATTGACGGCAAAATCTACGCCTGGCCGCTGTGGGTGCCGCCGGTGGGCATGTATCTCAACCTCGACATCTTCGAGGAGCGCGGCGTTCAGGTGCCGGATGGCGACTGGACCTATGAAGAGTTCGTCGCGATCGCCAAGCAACTGACCTTCACCCGGCCTGACGGCACGCAGGTGTACGGCTACACCGCGCTGATCGATCCGGGCGTGGTCAACGCCTGGCCCTTCATCCTGGGCGACGGCGCCAAGCCGCTGAGCGACGACAACAAGCGCTACACCTGGGATACGCCCGAAGGCATCAGCGGCCTCAAGAAGCTGGTCGATCTGGCTCAGGTGCACAAGGTCACGCCGCCTGACTTTGGTGCGCAGACCATCGAAGAGGTACAGGGCGCCTTTTCGGGCGGCACGGTGGCAATGTACAGCGAGCCGAGCGGCGCCTCCAACGGCTACAAAGAGCAGGGCATGAACTTCGAGGTCGTCTCGATGCCGATCGGCGCCAGCGGCAAGCCGATCACCACCGGCGGCATCGGCCTGATCTCTGTGGCGCAGACTGACGACCAGGCTAAGCTCCAGGCGGCCATGGATCTGGCGCGCTACCTGACCAGCGCTGAGGTGCAGCAGGACGTGCCGGGCTTCTACCTGGCGCCGGGCGCGCGCCGCTCGGTTGAGGTCAGCGATCCCATCTCGAAGTTCTCGCCCTTTGTCGAGTACACCTGGATCACGCCGATCATCCCTGAGTGGCCGCAGATCCGCACGATCCTGCATCCGCAGATCCAGAACGCGATCTTCGGCCAGATCACGCCCGAAGAAGCCTTTACCGCGCCGGCTGAGGAGATCAACAATATTCTGAGCGGGCGTCAGTAG